In Streptomyces ambofaciens ATCC 23877, a single genomic region encodes these proteins:
- a CDS encoding DegT/DnrJ/EryC1/StrS family aminotransferase gives MINLFQPQMGAEELAAVSEVFDDQWLGHGPRTAAFESAFAEHLGVGPEHVVFLNSGTAGLFLALESLGLRPGDEVVLPSPSFLAAANAVQLSGARPVFCDTDPRTLNPALEHIEAAVTPRTRAVIALHYGGHPGDIVRIAERCRERGITLIEDAACSVASRVDGRPVGTFGDLAMWSFDAMKVLVTGDGGMIYVKDPGAAARIRRLAYHGLTRSSGLGYARVSARWWEMDVPEPGRRVIGNDLTAAIGAVQLRRLPGFVARRREIVALYDSELSSLEGVLTPPAPPAGHESTHYFYWIQLAPGVRDRVARDLLTDGIYTTFRYAPLHKVPAYGHTGGELPGVERASERTLCLPLHPGLSDADVRTVVSSLRRALSAADPAPA, from the coding sequence ATGATCAATCTCTTCCAGCCCCAGATGGGGGCCGAGGAACTGGCGGCGGTGTCCGAGGTCTTCGACGACCAATGGCTCGGTCACGGACCCCGGACCGCGGCGTTCGAGTCCGCGTTCGCCGAGCACCTCGGGGTCGGCCCCGAGCACGTCGTCTTCCTCAACTCGGGCACCGCCGGCCTCTTCCTGGCCCTGGAGTCGCTCGGCCTGCGGCCCGGCGACGAGGTCGTGCTCCCCTCGCCCAGCTTCCTCGCCGCGGCGAACGCCGTACAGCTCTCGGGAGCGCGCCCGGTGTTCTGCGACACCGACCCGCGGACGCTGAACCCCGCCCTGGAGCACATCGAGGCGGCCGTCACCCCGCGCACCAGGGCCGTCATCGCGCTCCACTACGGCGGCCACCCCGGCGACATCGTGCGCATCGCCGAGCGCTGCCGGGAGCGGGGCATCACCCTGATCGAGGACGCCGCGTGCTCCGTGGCCTCCCGCGTCGACGGCCGACCGGTCGGCACCTTCGGCGACCTCGCCATGTGGAGCTTCGACGCCATGAAGGTCCTGGTCACCGGCGACGGAGGGATGATCTACGTCAAGGACCCCGGGGCGGCCGCCCGGATCCGGCGCCTCGCCTACCACGGCCTCACGCGGTCCAGCGGCCTGGGATACGCCAGGGTCTCGGCGCGCTGGTGGGAGATGGACGTCCCCGAACCGGGCCGCCGCGTCATCGGGAACGACCTCACCGCGGCCATCGGCGCGGTCCAGTTGCGCCGGCTTCCCGGCTTCGTGGCCCGCCGCAGGGAGATCGTCGCCCTGTACGACAGCGAACTGAGCTCGCTGGAGGGCGTGCTGACACCGCCCGCGCCACCCGCGGGGCACGAGTCCACGCACTACTTCTACTGGATCCAGCTGGCCCCCGGCGTCCGGGACCGGGTGGCACGCGACCTGCTCACCGACGGCATCTACACCACCTTCCGCTACGCACCTCTGCACAAGGTGCCCGCCTACGGCCACACCGGAGGCGAACTGCCCGGCGTGGAGCGGGCGTCCGAACGGACCCTGTGCCTGCCCCTGCACCCCGGCCTGTCGGACGCCGACGTCCGCACCGTCGTGTCCTCCCTGCGCAGAGCCCTGAGCGCCGCGGATCCGGCCCCCGCCTGA
- a CDS encoding helix-turn-helix domain-containing protein: MSDLGSGEEGSEEDESDDALAFLEFIARSAPRSEYDRLMARAERSGADEDRMRRLERFNRLALTAQSMIEYRRDREAELAALVDAAHEFVAARRGKDLLESIARRARLLLKLDVSYVGLHEEDRPGTVVLSADGNAVKVAESYRLPADGGLGAMVRTCRAPFWTPDYLGDNSFTHVEAVDDIVRAEGLRAVLAVPLCAGGEPMGVLYVADRQVRHLTPNEVTLLCSLADLAAVAIERNRLVEELHDTIGQLRQDIGEARTALARTRRSADLQSHLVTQVMDRRGADSLLATAAEALGGGAGLCSPLGRPLAEYGTLRPVAPTELRAACRRAAETGRPTSVAPGVWTVPLLPGGNAGFLLTDLGPDADHTAVPLLPMVARTLALHLRVQHDDSPKAQSHQEFFDDLIGAPRSPTLLRERALMFSLSFRRPHVVLVAGGPRGTSPRLEASGADYAKELGGLCSVRDGAVVLLLPGDDPVAVAQTAAPELTDRAGHPVTVGVAGPASTVDGIADAHREAAKCLETLRALGGDGGTACASDLGFLGMLLAEENDVPGYIRTTIGPVVDYDTHRFTDLVPTLRVYLESGRSPTRAAETLRVHPNTVSRRLERIGVLLGEDWQSPERVLDIQLALRLYQVRSALSSQPASETRAVLGSLRE; encoded by the coding sequence ATGAGTGACCTGGGTTCTGGTGAAGAAGGGTCCGAAGAAGACGAGTCGGACGACGCACTCGCCTTCCTCGAGTTCATCGCCCGGTCGGCACCACGGAGCGAATACGACCGGCTCATGGCCCGCGCCGAACGCTCGGGCGCCGACGAGGACCGGATGCGCCGACTGGAGCGCTTCAACCGGCTCGCCCTCACCGCGCAGTCGATGATCGAGTACCGCCGCGACCGGGAGGCGGAGCTCGCGGCCCTGGTCGACGCCGCGCACGAGTTCGTCGCCGCCCGGCGGGGCAAGGACCTGCTGGAGTCCATCGCCCGCAGAGCACGGCTGCTGCTGAAGCTGGACGTCTCCTACGTCGGCCTGCACGAGGAGGACCGGCCCGGCACGGTGGTGCTGAGCGCCGACGGCAACGCGGTCAAGGTCGCCGAGAGCTACCGGCTGCCGGCCGACGGCGGACTGGGCGCCATGGTGCGCACCTGCCGCGCTCCCTTCTGGACCCCGGACTACCTCGGGGACAACAGCTTCACGCACGTCGAGGCCGTCGACGACATCGTCCGCGCCGAAGGCCTGCGCGCGGTCCTGGCCGTCCCGCTGTGCGCCGGGGGCGAACCGATGGGGGTCCTCTACGTCGCCGACCGTCAGGTGCGGCATCTGACCCCCAACGAGGTCACCCTGCTGTGCTCGCTCGCCGATCTGGCCGCGGTGGCGATCGAGCGCAACCGGCTGGTCGAGGAGCTCCACGACACCATCGGGCAACTGCGCCAGGACATCGGCGAGGCCCGCACCGCCCTCGCGCGCACCCGCAGGTCCGCCGACCTCCAGTCGCACCTGGTCACGCAGGTGATGGACAGGCGCGGCGCCGACTCGTTACTCGCGACGGCCGCCGAGGCGCTCGGCGGCGGAGCCGGCCTGTGCAGCCCGCTCGGGCGCCCGCTCGCCGAGTACGGGACCCTGCGCCCCGTCGCCCCCACGGAACTGCGCGCGGCGTGCCGCCGGGCCGCCGAGACCGGCCGGCCCACCTCCGTGGCCCCGGGGGTCTGGACGGTGCCCCTGCTTCCCGGGGGCAACGCCGGCTTCCTGCTGACCGACCTCGGTCCGGACGCGGACCACACCGCCGTCCCCCTGCTCCCGATGGTCGCCCGCACCCTCGCGCTGCACCTGCGCGTCCAGCACGACGACTCCCCCAAGGCGCAGAGCCACCAGGAGTTCTTCGACGACCTGATCGGGGCGCCCCGCTCACCCACGCTCCTCAGGGAACGCGCCCTGATGTTCTCCCTCAGCTTCCGCCGCCCGCACGTGGTGCTGGTGGCGGGCGGACCCCGCGGGACCTCGCCGCGGCTGGAGGCCTCCGGCGCCGACTACGCGAAGGAGCTCGGCGGGCTGTGCAGCGTGCGGGACGGCGCCGTCGTCCTGCTGCTGCCCGGCGACGACCCCGTCGCCGTGGCGCAGACCGCCGCCCCGGAGCTGACCGACCGCGCCGGGCACCCCGTCACCGTGGGGGTCGCGGGCCCCGCCTCGACCGTCGACGGCATCGCCGACGCGCACCGTGAGGCCGCGAAGTGTCTGGAGACCCTCCGCGCGCTCGGCGGCGACGGCGGCACCGCGTGCGCCTCCGACCTGGGTTTCCTCGGCATGCTCCTCGCCGAGGAGAACGACGTCCCCGGTTACATCAGGACGACGATCGGCCCCGTGGTCGACTACGACACCCACCGCTTCACGGATCTGGTTCCCACTCTGAGGGTGTACCTGGAGTCGGGCAGGAGCCCCACGCGTGCCGCAGAGACACTGCGCGTGCACCCGAACACCGTCTCACGGCGGCTGGAGCGCATCGGCGTACTGCTGGGAGAGGACTGGCAGTCACCGGAGCGGGTGCTGGACATACAACTGGCCCTGCGGCTCTATCAGGTGCGCTCGGCGCTCTCCTCGCAACCGGCGTCCGAGACCCGGGCCGTGCTCGGATCGCTGCGCGAGTGA
- a CDS encoding ABC-F type ribosomal protection protein Srm(B) translates to MSIAQYALHDITKRYHDCVVLDRVGFSIKPGEKVGVIGDNGSGKSTLLKILAGRVEPDNGALTVVAPGGVGYLAQTLELPLDATVQDAVDLALSDLRELEAAMREAEAELGESDENGSERELSAGLQRYAALVEQYQARGGYEADVRVEVALHGLGLPSLDRDRKLGTLSGGERSRLALAATLASSPELLLLDEPTNDLDDRAMEWLEDHLAGHRGTVIAVTHDRVFLDRLTTTILEVDSGSVTRYGNGYEGYLTAKAVERERRLREYEEWRAELDRNRGLITSNVARMDGIPRKMSLSVFGHGAYRRRGRDHGAMVRIRNAKQRVAQLTENPVHAPADPLSFAARIDTAGPEAEEAVAELTDVRVAGRLAVDSLTIRPGERLLVTGPNGAGKSTLLRVLSGELEPDGGSVRVGCRVGHLRQDETPWAPGLTVLRAFAQGREGYLEDHAEKLLSLGLFSPSDLRRRVKDLSYGQRRRIEIARLVSDPMDLLLLDEPTNHLTPVLVEELEQALADYRGAVVVVTHDRRMRSRFTGARLTMGDGRIAEFSAG, encoded by the coding sequence GTGTCGATTGCGCAATACGCCCTACACGACATCACGAAGCGCTACCACGACTGTGTCGTGCTCGACCGGGTCGGTTTCAGCATCAAGCCGGGCGAGAAGGTCGGCGTGATCGGCGACAACGGTTCCGGCAAGTCCACGCTGCTCAAGATCCTCGCCGGCCGCGTGGAGCCCGACAACGGCGCGCTCACCGTGGTCGCTCCCGGCGGCGTCGGCTACCTGGCGCAGACACTGGAACTGCCCCTCGACGCCACCGTCCAGGACGCCGTCGACCTGGCCCTGTCCGACCTGCGCGAGCTCGAAGCGGCGATGCGCGAGGCCGAGGCGGAGCTGGGCGAGAGCGACGAGAACGGCTCCGAGCGCGAGCTGTCCGCCGGCCTCCAGCGCTACGCCGCTCTGGTCGAGCAGTACCAGGCGCGTGGCGGCTACGAGGCCGACGTGCGCGTGGAGGTCGCGCTGCACGGCCTCGGACTGCCGAGCCTGGACCGCGACCGCAAGCTCGGAACCCTCTCCGGTGGCGAACGCTCCCGCCTCGCGCTCGCCGCGACCCTCGCCTCGTCGCCGGAGCTGCTGCTCCTGGACGAACCGACCAACGACCTCGACGACCGGGCGATGGAATGGCTGGAGGACCACCTGGCCGGCCACCGCGGCACGGTGATCGCGGTCACCCACGACCGGGTCTTCCTCGACCGGCTCACCACCACGATCCTGGAGGTCGACTCCGGCAGCGTCACCCGCTACGGCAACGGCTACGAGGGCTACCTGACGGCCAAGGCCGTGGAACGCGAGCGGCGGCTGCGGGAGTACGAGGAGTGGCGTGCCGAACTCGACCGCAACCGCGGGCTGATCACCTCCAACGTGGCGCGGATGGACGGCATCCCGCGCAAGATGTCCCTCTCCGTGTTCGGCCACGGCGCCTACCGCAGGCGAGGGCGCGACCACGGCGCGATGGTGCGGATCCGCAACGCGAAGCAACGCGTGGCGCAGCTGACCGAGAACCCGGTCCACGCTCCCGCCGACCCGTTGTCCTTCGCCGCCCGCATCGACACCGCGGGCCCGGAGGCGGAGGAGGCGGTGGCCGAACTCACCGACGTGCGCGTCGCGGGTCGGCTCGCCGTGGACTCCCTGACGATCCGGCCCGGCGAACGGCTGCTCGTCACAGGTCCCAACGGTGCGGGCAAGTCCACCTTGTTGCGGGTGCTGTCCGGGGAACTGGAGCCGGACGGCGGCTCGGTGCGCGTCGGCTGCCGGGTCGGTCATCTGCGGCAGGACGAGACGCCCTGGGCGCCCGGACTGACCGTGCTGCGGGCCTTCGCCCAGGGCCGGGAGGGCTACCTGGAGGACCACGCGGAGAAACTGCTGTCGCTCGGCCTGTTCAGCCCGTCCGACCTGCGGCGACGCGTGAAGGATCTGTCCTACGGGCAGCGCCGCCGGATCGAGATCGCCCGGCTGGTGAGCGACCCGATGGACCTGCTGCTGCTGGACGAGCCCACCAACCACCTCACCCCGGTGCTGGTGGAGGAGTTGGAGCAGGCACTCGCGGACTACCGCGGCGCCGTCGTGGTCGTCACCCACGACCGTCGGATGCGGTCCCGGTTCACCGGCGCCCGGCTGACCATGGGAGACGGGCGCATCGCCGAGTTCAGCGCCGGCTGA
- a CDS encoding NDP-hexose 2,3-dehydratase family protein, whose translation MGTVEYAVHRRTAERVRVSADTLDSPVTALAEVPRWLEEYHRAHRFHVEPIPFDRLRRWSFEPGTGDLRHETGRFFSVEGLRTSSDADPVARVQPIIVQPEVGLLGILAREFDGVLHFLMQAKPEPGNVNGLQISPTVQATRSNFDEVHHGRSTPFLDHFIHRPGRRVLIDSIQSEQGDWFLHKRNRNMVVEIDTDIEADAAFRWLTLGQIRRLMLQDDLVNMDTRSVLACLPTAHGTPDDGDDSFPAALRRSLYGETAPLHDLHAITSCLTDVRALRVLRQQSVPLDDARRDGWERTGSAIRHRSGRHFEIMAVEVTAERREVASWTQPLLRPCSQGLAALITRRINGVLHALVAARSEVGTLNVAEFGPTVQCRPDEADGQSPPYLDRVLTAGADRVRYDVVQSEEGGRFYHARNRYLVVEAGPELDTGCPPGFCWATFGQLTELLAHGNYLNVELRTLMACAHASY comes from the coding sequence GTGGGCACGGTCGAGTACGCCGTCCACCGGCGTACCGCGGAACGGGTGAGGGTCTCCGCCGACACCCTGGACAGCCCGGTCACCGCGCTGGCGGAGGTGCCCCGCTGGCTGGAGGAATACCACCGGGCGCACCGCTTCCACGTCGAGCCGATCCCCTTCGACCGGCTCCGGCGGTGGTCCTTCGAGCCGGGCACCGGCGACCTGCGGCACGAGACGGGCCGCTTCTTCTCCGTGGAGGGGCTGCGCACCAGCTCGGACGCCGATCCGGTCGCCCGTGTCCAGCCGATCATCGTGCAGCCCGAGGTGGGGCTGCTCGGCATCCTGGCCCGGGAGTTCGACGGGGTGCTGCACTTCCTGATGCAGGCCAAACCCGAGCCCGGCAACGTCAACGGGCTGCAGATCTCCCCCACGGTGCAGGCCACGCGCAGCAACTTCGACGAGGTGCACCACGGCCGGTCCACCCCGTTCCTCGACCACTTCATCCACCGCCCCGGCCGCCGGGTCCTGATCGACAGCATCCAGTCCGAACAGGGCGACTGGTTCCTGCACAAGCGCAACCGCAACATGGTCGTCGAGATCGACACCGACATCGAGGCCGACGCCGCGTTCCGCTGGCTGACCCTCGGGCAGATCCGCCGGCTGATGCTCCAGGACGACCTCGTCAACATGGACACCCGCAGTGTGCTGGCCTGTCTGCCCACCGCGCACGGCACGCCCGACGACGGTGACGACTCCTTCCCGGCGGCGCTGCGCCGCTCCCTCTACGGGGAGACCGCGCCGTTGCACGATCTGCACGCCATCACCAGCTGCCTCACCGACGTCCGGGCGCTGCGGGTGCTGCGCCAGCAGAGCGTGCCGCTCGACGACGCCCGGCGGGACGGCTGGGAGCGGACCGGGAGCGCGATCCGGCATCGCAGCGGCAGGCATTTCGAGATCATGGCGGTGGAGGTGACCGCGGAGCGCCGTGAAGTGGCCTCGTGGACCCAGCCGTTGCTGCGCCCGTGCTCGCAGGGACTGGCGGCCCTGATCACCCGGCGGATCAACGGGGTGCTGCACGCCCTGGTGGCGGCGCGGTCGGAGGTCGGCACGCTCAACGTCGCCGAGTTCGGACCGACCGTCCAGTGCCGGCCCGACGAGGCGGACGGCCAGTCGCCCCCGTACCTGGACCGGGTGCTGACGGCCGGAGCCGACCGCGTCCGCTACGACGTGGTGCAGTCGGAGGAGGGCGGGCGCTTCTACCACGCGCGCAACCGCTATCTGGTGGTCGAGGCGGGGCCGGAGCTCGACACGGGCTGCCCGCCCGGCTTCTGCTGGGCTACCTTCGGCCAGCTCACCGAACTGCTCGCGCACGGCAACTATCTCAACGTCGAACTCCGCACCCTCATGGCGTGCGCACACGCCTCCTACTGA
- a CDS encoding class I SAM-dependent DNA methyltransferase has translation MYENDSAAEVYDLLYQDRKDYAGEAARVTDLIRERTPDAASLLDIACGTGTHLEAFAKLYDRVSGLELSEWMAARAEERLPGVTLHRGDMRAFDLGETFDAVVCMFSSIGYLETTADLEDAVAAMARHLTADGVLAVEPWYFPDTFLDGHVSTHALRTAPGDQGVARVSHSTREGGRTRMEIHYLIAHTAEGIRHRSEVDYLTLFSRAEYEAAYRKAGLDVEYVVTGEGSPGFFLGTRR, from the coding sequence ATGTACGAGAACGACAGTGCCGCCGAGGTCTACGACCTGCTCTACCAGGACCGCAAGGACTACGCGGGTGAGGCCGCCCGGGTCACCGACCTGATCCGGGAACGTACGCCGGACGCGGCCAGCCTGCTCGACATCGCGTGCGGCACCGGTACCCACCTGGAGGCCTTCGCCAAGCTCTACGACCGCGTGAGCGGCCTGGAGCTGTCCGAGTGGATGGCGGCCCGCGCCGAGGAGCGGCTCCCCGGCGTCACCCTCCACCGCGGTGACATGCGGGCGTTCGACCTCGGCGAGACGTTCGACGCCGTGGTCTGCATGTTCAGCTCGATCGGGTACCTGGAGACCACGGCCGACCTGGAGGACGCCGTCGCCGCCATGGCGCGGCACCTGACCGCGGACGGTGTCCTGGCCGTCGAACCGTGGTACTTCCCCGACACCTTCCTGGACGGCCACGTCTCCACCCACGCCCTGCGGACGGCACCGGGCGACCAGGGCGTCGCCCGTGTCTCCCACTCGACCCGGGAGGGCGGGCGGACCCGGATGGAGATCCACTACCTGATCGCGCACACCGCGGAGGGCATCCGGCACCGCAGCGAGGTGGACTACCTCACGCTGTTCTCGCGTGCGGAGTACGAGGCCGCGTACCGCAAGGCCGGCCTGGACGTCGAGTACGTCGTGACGGGCGAGGGCTCACCGGGCTTCTTCCTCGGCACGCGTCGCTGA
- a CDS encoding NAD-dependent epimerase/dehydratase family protein, translated as MRVLIIGGSQFVGRAFAAEALAAGHRVTTFNRGVSGTDLPGVEAVRGDREVAGDLERLVSGRHWDAVVDTCGYVPRTVGASAAALSGHADTYLYVSSIACLPDWAQAVRPVDDDSPAHDCPPDAGPDHADGDYGVLKAGCERAVDRHFAGRTLHLRAGVILGPHDTMRMLDAWLWRMRVAEGEHRRVLAPGNPEVGMRLIDVRDVAVFGLDCLADGRTGAFIVNPPEKNTTFGELLTECVKATGSAAEPVWVDEGFLAEHGVSPWTDLPMWVPDTARDTLVWAAGAPRARAAGLACRPFSDTVRDAWEVVRDRPVPELPLAAGCGLSLSREKELLAAWDARGGAAAG; from the coding sequence ATGCGAGTACTCATTATCGGGGGTTCACAGTTCGTGGGCCGGGCCTTCGCCGCCGAGGCACTGGCCGCGGGGCACCGGGTCACCACGTTCAACCGGGGTGTCAGCGGCACCGACCTGCCCGGCGTCGAGGCGGTCAGGGGCGACCGCGAGGTGGCCGGCGACCTGGAGCGGCTGGTGTCCGGAAGGCACTGGGACGCGGTCGTGGACACCTGCGGTTACGTGCCCCGCACGGTGGGGGCCTCGGCCGCGGCGCTGTCCGGGCACGCGGACACCTACCTCTACGTCTCCAGCATCGCCTGCCTGCCCGACTGGGCGCAGGCGGTCCGTCCGGTGGACGACGACTCACCTGCCCACGACTGCCCGCCGGACGCCGGACCGGACCACGCCGACGGTGACTACGGCGTCCTGAAGGCCGGCTGCGAGCGCGCCGTGGACCGGCACTTCGCGGGCCGGACCCTGCACCTGCGGGCCGGTGTCATCCTCGGGCCGCACGACACCATGCGCATGCTCGACGCCTGGCTGTGGCGCATGCGCGTCGCCGAGGGGGAGCACCGCCGGGTGCTCGCCCCGGGCAACCCCGAGGTGGGCATGCGCCTGATCGACGTACGCGATGTCGCCGTCTTCGGCCTCGACTGCCTCGCGGACGGCCGTACCGGCGCCTTCATCGTCAACCCGCCGGAGAAGAACACCACCTTCGGGGAGTTGCTCACGGAGTGCGTCAAGGCCACCGGTTCGGCCGCGGAGCCGGTGTGGGTCGACGAGGGGTTCCTCGCCGAGCACGGCGTGAGTCCGTGGACGGACCTGCCGATGTGGGTGCCCGACACCGCGCGGGACACCCTCGTGTGGGCGGCCGGAGCACCGCGCGCCCGGGCCGCGGGTCTGGCCTGCCGGCCCTTCTCCGACACCGTGCGGGACGCCTGGGAGGTCGTCCGGGACCGGCCCGTCCCGGAACTGCCGCTCGCGGCCGGCTGCGGCCTGTCCCTGAGCCGGGAGAAGGAGCTGCTCGCCGCCTGGGACGCTCGCGGCGGTGCGGCGGCGGGCTGA
- the rfbH gene encoding lipopolysaccharide biosynthesis protein RfbH, with product MGDLRNRITELVRAYHREQAPGGFVPGTTHVPVSGAVLSEEDRLALVETALEMRIAAGPASRGFERQFARYLGLRKAHLTNSGSSANLLALGALTSPQLEERRLRPGDEVVTVAAGFPTTVNPIFHNGLVPVFVDVELGTYNTTPERIERAIGPRTRAIMIAHALGNPFEAEEVARLADERELFLIEDNCDAVGSRYRGRLTGSFGDLSTVSFYPAHHIAMGEGGCVLTDNLALARIVESLRDWGRDCWCEPGEDNRCLKRFDQKMGDLPPGYDHKYIFSHVGYNLKSTDLQAALGLSQLTRIEEFTEARRANWRHLRAALDGLPGLLLPHATPGSDPSWFGFLITVDPDAAYSRAALVDHLESRRISTRRLFGGNLVRHPAYTDRRYRVSGSLENSDLITDQTFWIGVFPGITPEMIAYVGDTIREFVLKHS from the coding sequence ATGGGCGATCTCAGGAACCGCATCACCGAGCTGGTCCGCGCGTACCACCGGGAACAGGCGCCCGGGGGCTTCGTTCCCGGGACGACGCACGTACCGGTCTCCGGCGCGGTGCTGAGCGAGGAGGACCGGCTGGCGCTGGTGGAGACGGCGCTGGAGATGCGGATCGCGGCCGGCCCGGCCTCCCGGGGCTTCGAGCGGCAGTTCGCCCGGTACCTCGGGCTCCGGAAGGCGCACCTGACCAACTCCGGTTCCTCCGCCAACCTCCTCGCCCTCGGCGCGCTCACCTCGCCGCAGCTGGAGGAGAGACGGCTGCGTCCGGGGGACGAGGTCGTCACGGTCGCCGCCGGGTTCCCCACGACGGTCAACCCGATCTTCCACAACGGGCTGGTGCCCGTCTTCGTGGACGTCGAGCTCGGCACGTACAACACGACGCCCGAGCGCATCGAGCGGGCCATCGGCCCCCGGACCAGGGCGATCATGATCGCGCACGCCCTGGGCAACCCCTTCGAGGCCGAAGAGGTGGCCCGCCTCGCGGACGAGCGGGAGCTGTTCCTCATCGAGGACAACTGCGACGCGGTGGGGTCCCGCTACCGGGGCAGGCTCACCGGCTCCTTCGGCGACCTGTCGACCGTCAGCTTCTATCCCGCGCACCACATCGCGATGGGTGAGGGGGGCTGCGTGCTCACCGACAACCTGGCCCTGGCGCGGATCGTGGAATCACTGCGCGACTGGGGGCGCGACTGCTGGTGCGAGCCGGGTGAGGACAACCGCTGCCTCAAGCGGTTCGACCAGAAGATGGGTGACCTGCCGCCCGGGTACGACCACAAGTACATCTTCTCGCACGTCGGTTACAACCTGAAGTCGACCGACCTGCAGGCGGCCCTCGGGCTGTCCCAGCTGACCCGGATCGAGGAGTTCACCGAGGCCAGGCGCGCCAACTGGCGGCATCTGCGCGCCGCGTTGGACGGGCTGCCCGGTCTGCTGCTGCCTCATGCCACACCGGGCAGCGATCCGAGCTGGTTCGGGTTCCTCATCACCGTGGACCCGGACGCCGCGTACAGCAGGGCGGCCCTGGTCGACCACCTGGAATCGCGCCGGATCAGCACCCGCCGCCTGTTCGGGGGCAACCTCGTGCGGCACCCCGCCTACACCGACCGTCGGTACCGGGTGTCCGGCTCCCTGGAGAACAGCGACCTGATCACCGACCAGACGTTCTGGATCGGGGTCTTCCCCGGCATCACCCCGGAGATGATCGCCTACGTCGGCGACACGATCCGGGAGTTCGTGCTCAAGCACTCCTGA
- the hflX gene encoding GTPase HflX: protein MDDTMAGADAEEWDGDQLDREDRASLRRVAGLSTELTDVSEVEYRQLRLERVVLVGIWTSGTAAEADSSLAELAALAETAGALVLDGVVQRRQKPDPATYIGSGKASQLRDIVEETGADTVVCDGELSPSQLMHLEEVVGVKVVDRTALILDIFAQHAQSREGKAQVALAQMQYMLPRLRGWGQSLSRQMGGGGGGGMATRGPGETKIETDRRRINDKMARLRRELEQLKTGRDVNREERRRNKVLSVALAGYTNAGKSSLLNRLTGAGVLVENALFATLDTTVRRATTPSGRPYTIADTVGFVRHLPHHLVEAFRSTIEEVADAHLVLHVVDGSHPDPGAQLASVREVLRDVGAGESTEVVVVNKADVADPDVLARLLEQEPDAIVVSARSGRGIDELRELIDRLLPHPEVEVEVVIPYDEGSLVARVHDEGEVLSTEHTPEGTLLTARVHPDLASELRTLPRP from the coding sequence ATGGACGACACGATGGCCGGCGCCGACGCCGAGGAATGGGACGGCGATCAGTTAGACCGCGAGGACCGGGCCTCCCTCCGCCGCGTCGCGGGGCTCTCCACCGAACTGACCGACGTCTCCGAGGTCGAGTACCGCCAGCTGCGACTCGAGCGGGTGGTGCTCGTCGGCATCTGGACCTCGGGAACGGCCGCGGAGGCCGACAGTTCGCTCGCCGAGCTGGCGGCGCTCGCCGAGACCGCGGGCGCCCTCGTGCTGGACGGCGTCGTGCAGCGCCGGCAGAAGCCGGACCCGGCGACGTACATCGGCTCGGGCAAGGCGTCGCAGCTGCGCGACATCGTCGAGGAGACCGGCGCCGACACCGTGGTGTGCGACGGGGAACTGAGCCCCAGTCAGCTGATGCACCTGGAGGAGGTCGTCGGGGTCAAGGTCGTGGACCGCACGGCCCTGATCCTGGACATCTTCGCGCAGCACGCCCAGTCCCGGGAGGGCAAGGCGCAGGTGGCGCTGGCGCAGATGCAGTACATGCTGCCGCGGCTGCGCGGCTGGGGCCAGTCGCTGTCCCGGCAGATGGGCGGCGGTGGCGGCGGTGGCATGGCCACGCGCGGTCCCGGTGAGACGAAGATCGAGACGGACCGGCGGCGGATCAACGACAAGATGGCCAGGCTCCGCCGGGAGCTGGAGCAGCTGAAGACCGGCCGGGACGTGAACCGGGAGGAGCGACGGCGCAACAAGGTGCTGTCGGTCGCCCTCGCCGGCTACACCAACGCCGGCAAGTCATCGCTGCTCAACCGCCTCACCGGAGCCGGCGTGCTGGTGGAGAACGCCCTGTTCGCCACCCTGGACACGACCGTGCGGCGGGCGACGACGCCGAGCGGGCGCCCCTACACCATCGCCGACACCGTGGGCTTCGTACGCCACCTCCCGCACCACCTGGTGGAGGCGTTCCGTTCCACGATCGAAGAGGTCGCGGACGCGCATCTGGTGCTGCACGTGGTCGACGGTTCGCACCCGGACCCCGGCGCGCAGCTGGCCTCGGTGCGCGAGGTGCTGCGGGACGTGGGCGCCGGCGAGTCCACCGAGGTCGTGGTCGTCAACAAGGCCGATGTCGCGGACCCGGACGTCCTCGCCCGTCTGCTGGAGCAGGAGCCGGACGCGATCGTCGTGTCCGCCCGTTCGGGTCGGGGCATCGACGAGCTGCGGGAACTGATCGACCGCCTGCTGCCGCACCCCGAGGTGGAGGTGGAGGTCGTGATCCCCTACGACGAGGGGAGCCTGGTGGCGCGGGTGCACGACGAGGGCGAGGTGCTCAGCACCGAGCACACGCCGGAGGGCACCCTGCTCACCGCGCGGGTCCACCCCGACCTCGCCTCGGAGCTTCGGACGCTTCCGCGGCCGTGA